One part of the Flavobacterium johnsoniae UW101 genome encodes these proteins:
- a CDS encoding DUF3347 domain-containing protein gives MKKLIKIGIPIASLFLLIACGNGENNKKEVQQNNKASVPILKDPAIRINDDILNAIYSHYAHLTVALAQDNVAEAKLAANAIEAGAREISSNSNLAASATAIVSAPDIDKQRAAYSNLSNEMVSLVKKAGMAEAELYLEYCPMAFDNKGAVWISSTKEVRNPYFGEKMLKCGEVKEIIK, from the coding sequence ATGAAAAAATTAATCAAAATCGGAATTCCAATAGCCTCACTCTTCCTGCTTATTGCGTGCGGTAACGGTGAAAACAATAAGAAAGAGGTTCAGCAGAATAATAAAGCCTCTGTCCCAATTTTAAAGGATCCCGCAATCAGGATAAATGATGATATTTTAAACGCGATATACAGCCACTATGCCCATTTAACAGTAGCCCTTGCCCAAGATAATGTCGCTGAAGCAAAACTGGCGGCGAATGCAATTGAAGCGGGAGCACGGGAAATCAGCAGCAACAGCAATCTTGCAGCAAGTGCTACGGCAATCGTTTCAGCTCCCGATATCGATAAGCAGCGAGCTGCTTATTCTAATCTAAGTAATGAAATGGTCAGCCTGGTAAAAAAAGCAGGAATGGCTGAGGCTGAGCTCTACTTAGAATATTGTCCAATGGCTTTCGACAATAAAGGGGCCGTATGGATTAGTTCTACCAAAGAAGTGCGCAATCCGTACTTTGGAGAAAAAATGCTCAAGTGCGGCGAGGTGAAAGAAATAATTAAATAA
- a CDS encoding efflux RND transporter periplasmic adaptor subunit, giving the protein MKKNSIAKLVGLLFVSILLLTACNKKTEPNNKPAHQHSTNQEYTCPMHPEVIQDKPGSCPICGMELVPRHTAGTETAIDSSLKHLLKPVNEQVVSNISVIKADQSTKIFSMHVQGIITYDTRDQTSISSRVSGRIERLLINYNYQPVKKGQLIMEIYSPDLAAAQRELLFIYQSDPNNPMLQKAKDRLSLLGMQQGQIQQVLKTGKISYRIPVYSNATGYILDNTAAANASTAAPAASPQSAPSDDGMGAMGSSSSAASNSSASTPTSSAIMLREGQYVGAGQSLFTIYTNKNLIAEFAFDPSVSSQIKKGQKLVFYEPSDKQTVYTGTIGLIQPVFKEGSNFTIARIYLQDNKFQTGKLVTAAIPIVSKGWWLPQSAVLNLGNKSIVFKKEQDVFVPREVKTKNNGDGMVLIDQDISNWNIASNAAYMIDSESFIKTASENKLKN; this is encoded by the coding sequence ATGAAAAAGAACTCTATCGCTAAGTTAGTCGGATTGTTATTCGTTTCGATATTATTATTGACAGCCTGTAACAAGAAAACCGAGCCTAACAATAAGCCAGCACACCAGCATAGTACAAATCAGGAATATACCTGTCCAATGCATCCCGAAGTTATCCAGGATAAGCCCGGCAGCTGTCCAATATGCGGGATGGAATTGGTCCCAAGGCATACCGCTGGAACGGAAACAGCCATAGACAGCAGCTTAAAACACCTGCTAAAACCAGTTAACGAACAAGTCGTTTCAAATATATCTGTCATAAAAGCTGACCAGAGTACTAAAATATTCTCCATGCATGTACAGGGAATTATTACCTACGATACCCGTGACCAGACCAGCATTTCCAGCAGGGTAAGCGGAAGGATTGAGCGTCTGCTGATTAATTATAATTACCAGCCCGTAAAAAAAGGACAGTTGATCATGGAAATCTATTCCCCTGATCTGGCTGCCGCGCAAAGAGAGTTGTTGTTTATTTATCAATCTGACCCAAACAATCCGATGCTTCAAAAAGCAAAAGACAGACTGTCTCTCCTGGGTATGCAGCAGGGGCAAATTCAACAGGTATTAAAAACAGGTAAAATCTCCTATCGCATTCCTGTTTACAGTAATGCCACCGGGTACATCTTAGACAACACGGCAGCGGCAAATGCTTCTACAGCAGCTCCTGCGGCTTCGCCTCAAAGCGCACCGTCAGATGATGGCATGGGCGCAATGGGTTCAAGTAGCAGTGCAGCATCAAATAGCAGCGCATCTACCCCTACTTCCTCTGCTATTATGCTAAGAGAAGGACAATATGTTGGTGCAGGACAATCTCTTTTTACAATTTATACCAACAAAAACCTTATCGCTGAGTTTGCTTTTGATCCATCGGTATCATCCCAGATTAAAAAAGGACAAAAGTTGGTGTTTTATGAACCCTCAGATAAGCAAACCGTGTATACTGGTACTATCGGACTCATTCAACCCGTCTTTAAAGAGGGAAGCAACTTTACCATAGCACGGATTTATTTGCAGGATAATAAATTTCAGACCGGAAAATTAGTAACTGCAGCCATTCCTATTGTCAGTAAAGGCTGGTGGCTTCCGCAAAGCGCCGTTCTTAATTTAGGAAATAAATCCATCGTTTTCAAAAAAGAGCAGGACGTGTTTGTTCCCAGAGAAGTTAAAACGAAAAATAATGGTGATGGAATGGTGCTAATAGACCAAGACATCAGTAATTGGAATATCGCCAGTAATGCGGCTTATATGATAGACAGTGAGAGTTTTATCAAGACAGCTTCAGAAAATAAATTAAAAAATTAA
- a CDS encoding heavy metal translocating P-type ATPase — MTHTYTISGMTCDGCRTKVEKTLNAVEGIKAKVSLDPPLATITMENHIATEELQEALTAVGKYTIEMTQTTHSHEKKTEKSCCSTAENHGHKHDHKTTAVPHNDAGGKYYCPMHCEGDKMYDKAGDCPVCGMHLVQEPAAARVQQYTCSMHPEVITDSPGSCPICGMDLVPLEPSENEDQRIYKDLVKKMKIAVVFTVPIFAIAMIEMAHKNPLLQLMDASKWNWVQLILSLPVVFYACWIFFVRAWKSIITWNLNMFTLIGIGTGVAFLFSLAGMFFPDVFPSEFKTEHGTVLLYFEATTVILTLVLLGQLLEARAHSQTSGAIKELLKLAPTQATLVIDGGDKIISIHDIKKGNLLRVKPGDKIPVDGKITDGESTVDESMITGEPIPVDKKIGDMVSSGTINGNKSFIMVAEKVGSETLLSQIIQMVNNASRSRAPIQKLADSIAKYFVPIVVVISILTFFIWAKFGPEPAMVYGFINAIAVLIIACPCALGLATPMSVMVGVGKGAQSGILIKNAEALEKMDKVNVLITDKTGTITEGKPSVEKIVALQYSEDELLQYIASLNQYSEHPLAEAVVKFAKAKNVSLTKVDDFENIAGKGVIGTAIDKKMALGNKKLMEQAGAAISATIEEKIIAEQKLGKTVSYIAVDKNVVGFVTITDAIKETSAAAIKELMRQGVEVIMLTGDNVNTAKAVADELHLTSFQAGCLPEDKLKVIEKLQAEGKIVAMAGDGINDAPALAQSDIGIAMGTGTDVAIESAKITLVKGDLQGIVKAKNLSHAVMSNIKQNLFFAFVYNVLGVPVAAGVLYPFFGILLSPMIAALAMSFSSVSVIVNALRLRSLKL; from the coding sequence ATGACACACACCTATACAATATCGGGAATGACTTGCGATGGATGTCGTACAAAAGTAGAAAAAACGTTAAATGCTGTAGAGGGAATAAAAGCAAAGGTCTCCTTAGATCCTCCATTGGCAACTATTACAATGGAAAATCATATTGCGACCGAAGAGCTCCAAGAAGCATTGACTGCGGTTGGAAAGTACACCATTGAAATGACTCAAACCACGCATTCGCACGAAAAAAAAACGGAGAAATCATGCTGTAGCACTGCTGAGAATCATGGACACAAACATGATCATAAAACGACAGCCGTACCTCACAATGATGCGGGTGGGAAATATTATTGCCCGATGCATTGTGAAGGTGATAAAATGTATGATAAAGCAGGAGATTGTCCTGTATGCGGAATGCATTTGGTACAAGAACCTGCTGCTGCCCGGGTTCAGCAGTATACCTGTTCAATGCATCCGGAAGTTATAACCGATTCACCAGGTTCATGTCCTATTTGCGGAATGGATCTGGTGCCACTGGAGCCAAGTGAAAACGAAGACCAAAGAATTTACAAGGATTTGGTTAAGAAAATGAAAATAGCGGTAGTATTTACTGTTCCCATTTTCGCTATAGCTATGATAGAAATGGCTCACAAGAATCCTCTACTACAATTAATGGATGCCTCTAAATGGAACTGGGTACAACTTATCTTATCACTTCCTGTTGTCTTTTATGCGTGTTGGATATTTTTTGTACGGGCTTGGAAGTCAATAATTACATGGAACTTAAATATGTTTACCCTTATCGGAATTGGTACAGGAGTGGCATTTTTATTTAGTTTGGCAGGAATGTTTTTCCCAGACGTTTTTCCTAGTGAATTTAAGACCGAACACGGAACAGTGCTGCTATACTTTGAGGCCACAACGGTTATTCTAACTTTGGTTTTGTTAGGACAATTACTCGAGGCAAGAGCACATAGTCAAACCAGTGGTGCTATAAAAGAATTATTAAAACTGGCTCCTACCCAAGCTACTTTGGTAATTGATGGCGGTGATAAAATAATCTCAATCCATGATATCAAAAAAGGTAATTTATTACGGGTAAAACCCGGAGACAAAATTCCTGTAGACGGGAAGATTACTGATGGTGAAAGCACAGTAGACGAATCGATGATTACCGGCGAACCAATTCCTGTAGATAAAAAAATAGGTGATATGGTGTCTTCAGGGACTATAAACGGAAACAAATCCTTTATTATGGTTGCCGAAAAAGTTGGTTCGGAAACCTTGCTTTCGCAAATTATACAAATGGTTAATAATGCAAGTCGTTCCAGAGCACCAATTCAGAAACTAGCCGATAGCATCGCTAAATATTTTGTGCCCATTGTTGTCGTTATTTCCATTCTTACCTTTTTCATTTGGGCAAAATTTGGTCCGGAACCAGCAATGGTTTATGGATTTATAAATGCTATTGCAGTATTAATAATTGCTTGCCCTTGTGCATTAGGTTTAGCAACGCCCATGTCTGTAATGGTAGGAGTTGGAAAAGGCGCTCAATCGGGAATTCTGATAAAAAATGCCGAAGCTTTGGAAAAAATGGACAAAGTAAATGTTCTCATTACGGATAAAACAGGAACAATTACGGAGGGCAAACCTTCGGTAGAAAAAATCGTAGCGCTGCAATATTCAGAAGATGAACTGCTGCAATACATAGCGTCTTTAAATCAGTACAGTGAGCATCCTCTTGCGGAGGCTGTAGTGAAATTTGCAAAAGCTAAAAATGTTTCTTTGACCAAAGTAGATGATTTTGAAAACATCGCCGGAAAAGGAGTTATCGGAACTGCTATTGATAAAAAGATGGCATTAGGGAATAAAAAATTAATGGAGCAAGCAGGGGCAGCTATTTCTGCCACAATTGAAGAAAAAATTATTGCAGAACAAAAATTAGGAAAAACAGTTTCTTATATCGCTGTAGATAAAAATGTAGTGGGATTTGTAACGATAACCGATGCTATAAAAGAAACAAGTGCTGCAGCTATAAAAGAATTAATGCGCCAAGGGGTTGAAGTAATCATGCTTACGGGAGATAATGTAAATACAGCCAAAGCGGTTGCAGACGAATTGCATTTAACCTCTTTTCAGGCAGGTTGTTTACCCGAGGATAAATTAAAAGTAATCGAGAAACTTCAAGCCGAAGGAAAAATTGTAGCTATGGCGGGAGATGGAATAAATGATGCGCCAGCTTTGGCTCAATCGGACATTGGAATTGCGATGGGAACAGGAACAGATGTTGCGATCGAAAGCGCCAAGATTACTTTGGTAAAAGGAGATCTGCAAGGAATTGTAAAAGCAAAAAATCTGAGCCACGCTGTAATGAGCAACATCAAGCAAAACCTATTCTTTGCTTTTGTATATAATGTCTTAGGCGTACCAGTTGCTGCGGGTGTTTTATATCCATTTTTCGGAATATTACTTTCTCCTATGATTGCTGCCTTGGCAATGAGTTTTAGTTCGGTATCTGTTATTGTGAATGCATTGCGATTGAGAAGTTTAAAACTCTAA
- a CDS encoding efflux RND transporter periplasmic adaptor subunit yields the protein MNNKLIIRTILLIAMVFPLLFTACAQKEEKKTSQEKAQTYTCPMHPQIVKDGPGSCPICGMDLVPFEKNNAQDFLTLGPSQQALANLTTITAGENEFSNSSHLNGRLVTDPEQTIYISSRVAGRIEELYVKETGVPVRKGQPLYKIYSEQLSALQQEYLLATAQAASFTEDKRFAQIKNAAKQKLLLYGQSEAQLNELLKKQKASPYVVYYAPYSGIVAELSITEGQYVAEGGSIMKLEDYTRLWVEADVYPADAGKVKIGQKVKVIVSGYEDQPQTMTVDFINPALQTSKQLIQLRGAIANPNKQWQAGQQAIVLLPSSEQKMKLTIPVDAVIRDGSGTHVWIEIEKGKYQPKMVAIGSETFDEVEITSGLKKGDIVVASGAYLLYSEFILKKGKNPMSGMKM from the coding sequence ATGAACAATAAATTAATAATTCGTACTATTTTGCTCATTGCAATGGTTTTTCCACTTCTATTTACAGCATGTGCCCAAAAAGAAGAAAAAAAAACCAGTCAGGAAAAAGCTCAAACCTATACCTGCCCCATGCATCCGCAAATTGTAAAAGATGGCCCCGGCTCATGCCCGATCTGTGGAATGGATTTAGTGCCTTTCGAAAAAAACAACGCACAGGACTTTCTAACCTTGGGACCGAGCCAGCAGGCACTAGCTAATCTGACTACAATAACTGCTGGGGAAAATGAATTTTCAAATTCTTCTCATCTTAACGGACGTTTGGTTACTGACCCTGAGCAAACTATTTACATTTCAAGTCGCGTGGCAGGAAGGATTGAAGAGTTGTATGTAAAAGAAACTGGTGTTCCCGTTCGAAAAGGCCAGCCTTTGTACAAAATATATTCAGAGCAGCTTTCAGCCCTGCAGCAGGAGTACCTTCTAGCTACGGCACAGGCTGCAAGCTTTACTGAGGATAAACGATTTGCCCAAATAAAAAATGCTGCAAAACAAAAACTATTATTATATGGACAATCTGAAGCACAGCTTAATGAATTATTAAAAAAACAAAAAGCTTCTCCTTATGTTGTTTATTATGCCCCGTATTCAGGAATAGTTGCAGAACTTTCCATAACAGAAGGCCAATATGTAGCAGAAGGAGGCTCTATTATGAAACTGGAAGATTATACCCGTTTATGGGTCGAAGCTGATGTCTATCCTGCAGATGCCGGTAAAGTTAAAATAGGCCAAAAAGTAAAAGTTATTGTCTCGGGTTATGAAGATCAGCCCCAAACAATGACGGTAGATTTTATAAATCCTGCCCTGCAGACAAGCAAACAGCTCATACAGCTGCGAGGTGCTATTGCCAATCCAAACAAGCAATGGCAGGCAGGTCAACAGGCAATTGTTTTACTGCCTTCATCAGAACAAAAAATGAAATTAACCATACCTGTAGATGCCGTAATAAGAGACGGCAGCGGTACACATGTGTGGATTGAAATTGAAAAAGGCAAGTATCAGCCTAAAATGGTGGCTATTGGTTCTGAAACCTTCGATGAAGTGGAAATTACTAGCGGTTTAAAAAAAGGAGATATCGTCGTTGCATCCGGTGCCTATCTTTTGTACAGTGAATTTATATTAAAGAAAGGCAAAAACCCTATGTCAGGAATGAAAATGTAA